The following proteins come from a genomic window of Triticum aestivum cultivar Chinese Spring chromosome 6A, IWGSC CS RefSeq v2.1, whole genome shotgun sequence:
- the LOC543345 gene encoding probable glutathione S-transferase GSTU6, producing the protein MAGGDDLKLLGAWPSPFVTRVKLALALKGLSYEDVEENLYNKSELLLKSNPVHKKIPVLIHNGAPVCESMIIVQYIDDVFASTGPSLLPADPYERAIARFWMAHVDDKLVAPWRQWLRGKTEEEKSEGKKQAFAAVEVLEGALRECFKGGGFFGGDGVGLVDVALGGVLSWMKVTEALSGDKIFDAAKTPLLAAWVERFIELDAAKAALPDVGRLLEFAKAREAAASK; encoded by the exons ATGGCCGGAGGAGATGACCTGAAGCTGCTCGGCGCATGGCCAAGCCCGTTTGTTACCAGGGTGAAGCTGGCGCTCGCCCTGAAGGGCCTGAGCTACGAGGACGTGGAGGAGAACCTGTACAACAAGAGCGAGCTTCTTCTCAAGTCCAACCCAGTGCACAAGAAGATACCCGTGCTCATCCACAACGGCGCCCCGGTCTGCGAGTCCATGATCATCGTGCAGTACATCGACGACGTGTTCGCCAGCACCGGCCCGTCGCTTCTGCCCGCGGACCCCTACGAGCGCGCCATTGCTCGCTTCTGGATGGCCCACGTTGACGACAAG CTGGTAGCCCCATGGAGGCAGTGGTTGAGGGGCAAGACAGAGGAGGAGAAATCCGAGGGAAAGAAGCAGGCGTTCGCGGCGGTGGAGGTCCTGGAAGGGGCCCTGAGGGAGTGCTTCAAGGGAGGGGGCTTCTTTGGCGGGGACGGCGTCGGGCTCGTCGATGTTGCGCTGGGAGGCGTGCTGTCGTGGATGAAGGTGACCGAGGCGCTGTCCGGTGACAAGATCTTCGACGCTGCCAAGACTCCGCTCCTGGCCGCATGGGTGGAGCGCTTCATCGAGCTCGACGCGGCCAAGGCCGCCCTGCCGGACGTGGGCAGGCTGCTTGAGTTCGCCAAGGCACGAGAGGCTGCAGCGTCTAAGTGA